ATCATGGACACGTCCAATGCATGGCCGGCCTCCTGGTCAGGCGGCCGCTGATGGAGCATGGCCAGGTAATGTTCCGCGAGCGTATCGCCCTGAGACTCAGTGTCGATCCGTTGTCCGGTAGCGCCGAAGTGATGCCAGTAAACCAGCATCGAGGGAAACGCGGCCAGCAACCGTTCGGCCATGCGGTCCTGTTCCTGAAACGTGTGTTCCGGCTCAAGCACGCCTAACATCGAACAACCGGTTCGCAGCACGTCCATCGGGTGAGACGTGGGGGGAATGCGCTCGAGCACTTGCTCCAGCGGTTTGGGCAGCGACGATGCGCCCTTCAGGCGTTGTTGAAAGGCGTCGAGCTCGGCCCGCCCCGGAAGCGCGCCGTAGATCAACAGGTAAGCTACTTCCGCAAATGAACTGTGAGCAGCCAGATCTTCGATCGCGTAGCCGCGGTAAGTCAACCCGACGCCTGCCTTGCCGACGGTGCAAATCGCCGTCGATCCGGCGGATTGGCCGCGCAAGCCGGAAGAGGCCGGGACAGCCTGGGCAGATGAAGAATCCGTGGCCATAAGCTAACTTTCTTTCCGGTATAACTCATCCAGTTTTTGTTCGTAACGAAGGTAGTCCAACACTTCGTAAAGCTCGCTGCGGGTCTGCATCCGGTCAACGACGCGCACCTGGTTGCCATCCCGGCGAATCGCGCCATAAACCGCGAGCGCGGCAGCGCTCATTGCCCGGAAAGCGCTCAAGGGATACAAGACCATCCGCACCCCGGCCTGACGCAACTCATCGAGACTCAGCAACGGCGTTTTGCCGAACTCGGTAAGGTTAGCCAGGATAGGCGCGTCGACTGCACGGCAGAACCGGGCAAAATCGGCCGCTGACCCGAGCGCCTCGGCGAAGATCATGTCGGCCCCGGCGTACACGTACCGGCCGGCCCGGTCGATCCCGGCCTCAAGACCTTCCGAGGCGACCGCGTCCGTGCGGGCCATGACGACGAATCCGTCGTCGCCGCGGCTGTCCACCGCCGCCTTGATCCGGTCCACCATTTCCCCGGCGGTGACGAGGGCTTTGTTGGGGCGATGCCCGCAACGTTTGGCTTGCACCTGGTCTTCCAGGTGGCAGCCCGCAGCTCCTGCACGGGATAATTCCCGGATGGTCCGCGCGATGTTGAAAGCCCCACCCCAGCCGGTATCGGCATCAACCAGCAGCGGCAGCGTCGTTGCACCCGTGATCCGGCGCGCATCCTCGCAGACGTCGTTCAACGAGGTAAGGCCCAGATCCGGCATCCCGAACGAGGCGTTGGCTACGCCCGCTCCCGACAAGTAAAGGGCTTTAAAGCCCGTGCGCGCCGCCAGCAGCGCAGCATATGCGCTGACGACGCCGACGATTTGCAACGGGCGCTCCGATTCCAGCGCGGCCCGGAACTGCGAGCCTGGGGAGGACACAGACATTACCGTACTATACTTAATCCTCGATGAAATCCTGCGGCAAGATTATCCGCCCGTGCCAAGGGAGGGCGCCCGCAGGCCAAAACGGCACCCTTAAAAACCTCGTGACGTGAACCGCCTTGCTTCCTAGACTCCTGATGCGCTTTTCTCTAAGCTGCCGCGCAAACCCCACGTCATGCCCGTCCAATATGGCCAGTGTTTAAACAAGGCTGGTTGTAGTCTTGCCTATACCGGCGAGATGATCCGGTACGAAGGCGAAGCCCGTTGCCCGGAGTGCGGCCAACCGCTCGGCCCGGCTGCGCCCCGGCGCAAAAAGCCGCCCTGGTTATCTGGTCTCATCGTGCTCGCAATCCTGGTAGCGGCTTCGATCGCATTCCTGGTCTGGCAGCGGCGGTCCCAGGAACCTTCCCACGCAGCCCCCTTGCCGGCCATCGTCGGCGAACCCGACCAGAACCATGCACCGGCGGTGGTCGACGGCAATACCACCAGCCTTCCCGAAATACCCAAACCGCCGGTCACCGGCTCCAGTCCGGCGCCGGGCGGCACCCCTGCGAATGTCGTCAATGAGCGTTCGGAATCCGCCGGGGCAACCCCGCCGGTCAGCGCATCTCCTCCGGCCGGCCCGGTCCTTTCCGCCAGCCCGGCCGCAGAGGAATCCGTAGTCACCAAACCGCCGACCTTGTCTGCGCAGCAGGTGGACACAACCCGGGCCGACGTCCTTAAGCGCATCAATGCCATGCCGCGCATGAGCGCCCAGGAAAAGGATCGCCTGTCGCAAAAAGTCGAGAGCGCGCACGGGATGGAACGGTTGAGAATCGTCCACTTCGACCTCGGCAAGACTACCTTAAGCAGGAGTACGGCCGACCAATTGGCCAGGAGTTTCACGGCGGGCGACACCAAGGAAAAACTGGCCGATCCGACCCTGGTGCTGGTGATCGCGGGGTACGCCGACAGCGGAGGCGATCCCGGCGTTAACCTGCGAATCTCACAAGACCGGGCTGACGGCGTAAGCCGGCTTTTGAAAAAGGCGGGAATCCTTAACGTGATGCACACCGTGGCGATGGGCAGCACCGACCTGCTCGATGGTAAACGACCCGAACAGAACCGCGCCGTCGAGATCTGGGCCGTGGTCCCGTAGCGGGGACAATGCCACAAATGCCACGAGCGGAAAGATGCCACAAATGGAAGGGGTTTGGAGAGCGGACGCCCCTTCCTGAGAGCAGACGAATGAGGAAGGAAGGGATACCGGCAGAGTCGTACAAGCCGAATGCCGCAAACGGGTAAGCCGGTCACTCGTGGCATTCTTGACATTCTACCGTTTCCGCCGTCCGCGTGTTAACCCAACGCCACAGGCCGGAAGGTGCCAGGAATGCCGCGAATCAGCGCCTTCCATCTGTGGCATTTTCTTCTCTCCGAACCTCTTCCATTGGTGGCATTTTTCCGCTTGTGGCATTTGTGGCATTTTCTCCAGCGCTCTCCTGATTTTCCACTTTGCTTCGGCGCCGCGCTACTTTACGTCTATCAGACCGATGTCCTCGCGTTCTCCCCAGCGGCTAAGTAAATCGGACTACGAACGGCTTGCCGCTTTCCGGTACCAACTCCGGCGCTTCCTGCGCTTCTCGGAGCTTGAAGCCGAAGCGGTCGGACTCACGCCCCGGCAATATCAGGGATTGTTGGCGGTCGCCGGCTACCCTGGCCGCGACGCGATCACTATCGGCGAATTAGCGCAACAATTACTTGTAGCCCATCACAGCGCGGTCGGGTTGGTGGACCGGCTCAGCGCGCACGGGTTGGTTGAGCGTCAACCGGGACCGCAGGACCGCCGGCAGGTGTTTGTCCGGCTGACGCCGCGCGGCAATGCCCTGCTCGAAAGGCTGGCGCACGCGCACCGGGCCGAGTTACTGAAACTCGGGCCGAAGCTGAGCGTTCTGCTGCAGACCCTCAATAACTCCAATTCAGATTCAGAGCCCGGCCGATGACGCCGGACACGGGGAATCCGCCCGCATGGCAAGGCGTTTAAGTCACCCCATGAAGCCGGCTATCCCGTGGGGTTGCACCGGCAGCTTCATCATCGGCCTGCTGCTTAGCATCCTTTTGCTGGCGGCTATCTTTACCGCCCTGCGCTAACCTTACTCGCGGTTCAGGCTTTTAACTGGCAACCTGCGTCCTTTTGGCCACCCGGAAGGACCGCAAGTCCCCTTTTAAGCCGGTTTTTCGGCTTGGCATAATAGGTGCTCTCTGCACCTGAGCGCCTCGACACCTCCGCCGGCGCTACCCAGCCCAGCAACGGAACCACCATCCTATGAACGTAAGCCGCCCTTTGAGCATCGACGCGGACCCTTACCCCTACGAGTTCGTGCCCGTCCAAAGCGCGTTGTTGATAATCGACATGCAGCGCGATTTCCTGGAGCCCGGCGGCTTCGGCGAGATGCTCGGCAACGACGTTTCGCAGTTGCGCCGCACGATTGACCCCAACCGGAAATTGCTCGCCGCCTGGCGCACGGCCGGCCTTACCGTAATCCATACGCGGGAAGGGCATCGGCCCGACCTGAGCGATCTTCCACCCGCCAAACGAGTACGGGGCCATGGCACGCGCACGATCGGCGATCCCGGCCCGATGGGACGCATCCTGATCCGGGGCGAGCTCGGGCACGACATCATCCCGGAACTTTATCCCCTGCCCACCGAACCAGTCATCGATAAACCGGGCAAAGGCGCGTTTTTCGCAACGGATCTGCATGCCATCCTCCAAAATTACGGCATCCGGAAGCTGCTAGTAACCGGGGTCACCACCGAAGTCTGCGTCAATACCACCGTCCGGGAAGCAAATGACCGGGGCTACGACTGCCTGGTCCCGGCGGATTGCGTCGGGTCCTACTTTCCGGAGTTCCAGGAAGCGGGCCTGAAGATGATCAAGGCGCAGGGCGGCATCTTCGGCTGGGTGTCGGACTCCGCTCGAGTCCTGGCCGCCCTTCAGCAAACCTCTCCCGTCATATAAAACCACGCCTCCCTGAAAAACAAGAGCCCCTATGAAAAACGCCAAACCCGCCCTTTGGACGCCCGGAGACTGGAACGCCTTTTTCGGCTTCGGAACCAATATCCTCGTCAACCTGCTGGTCCTGACGGGGTTACTGCGGTTCGTCTTGAAAATGCCGGACGCCCTGGTGTTCGGCCGTATCCTCCCTGCAACGGGGATGATGCTGTTTCTGAGCACGATCTATTACGCGTGGCTCGCTTACCGCCTGGCGAAACGCACCGGGCGGACGGACGTCTGTGCGCTGCCTTCCGGCGTCAGCGTCCCTCACATGTTTGTCGTTACCTTCGTCATCATGCTGCCGATCGCCCTCAAAACCGGCGATCCGGTAAAAGGGTGGGAAGCGGGTCTGACGTGGGTCTTCATCCAGAGTTTCGTGCTCATGGCCGGCGGTTTTATCGCGCCCGTCATCCGAAAGATTACTCCGCGAGCCGCTCTGCTGGGTACCCTGGCCGGTGTCTCCATCACGTTCATCTCGATGCGTCCGGCCCTTGAAATGTTCAGGACACCGGTTATCGGCATCACCTGTTTTGCCATCATCCTGGCGAGCTGGTTCGGCGGGGTCCGTTACTTCCGCGGCATTCCCGCCGGTCTGGTGGCGATCGTCGTCGGTTCGATCATCGCGTGGATCTCGAATGCATTCGGCCTGGGATATGGCGGGCTGAGCCTCGAAAACCTTGCGCACTCGTTCACGAATTTCGGCTTCTCGTTTCCGCTGCCTGCCGCGGATCACGTATTTTCGGGTTTCCAGTTCCTGGGGGTCATCCTGGTCACCGCGATCCCGTTCGGAATTTATGACCTGGTTGAGGCCATGGATAACGTCGAGAGCGCCGCGGTCGCGGGCGACAGCTTTCCGACCACCAGGGTTTTGACGGCCGACGGCGTCGTCAGCCTGATCGGATGCATGATGGGCAACCCGTTTATCAACGCCGTCTATATCGGGCACCCCGGCTGGAAAGCGATGGGCGGCAGGATCGGTTATTCCGCGGCGACGGGCATCATGGTGATCCTGCTTTCCTGGTTAGGCATCATCTCGGTGGCGGTATCGGTGATTCCTGTCGTGGCCATTTCACCGATTCTTCTGTACATCGGTATGTTGATCGGCGCCCAGGCTTTCCAGGAAACCCCTAAGAGCCACGCGCCGGCCATCATCCTTGCGTTCACGCCGCATCTTGCCGCCTGGGGCAAGACCCAGATCGATAACGCCCTTGGAGCCGGCGGCACGAGCGCCGCCGCGATCGGTCTCGATAAACTCGGCCAAAACGGAGTCCTCTACCCCGGCCTGGAAGTTCTTGGGGGCGGTGCAATTTTGGGCGGGCTGATCCTGGGCGCGATCGCGGTGTTCATGATCGACCGGCAATTTGTTAAAGCCGGCGCCTTCGCCCTGGCCGGGGCGGTCCTGACCTTCTTCGGTTTCATGCATGGTGAGAAGATCGGCATCGGCCAAACGCCCGTAGTGGCCGTAAGCTACCTTGCCGTGGCGATCATCATGGTCGCGGTGGCGAAACTCACCGTGGTTCTGCCGAAAATGGCAGAGCCGCGGGAACATCCGGGCCCGGCGCCGCAACCGCAACTGGCGGAGTAAGCCGCGAAGGTCTGCCTTCCTGCCAACCGAACGGCTGCGGTGTTTCGCGCCGCGGCGGTTTGGTTCAGAGCAGGGCGCGCCTATTTTGCCGGTTGCTTTTTTCAATCCCGGGCAATAGCGTTGCAGCCGATCCCCCCTATGATGGCTCGGCGGAAGCAGCATGATCGCTCGGCGGGTGGTGTCTGGCGTTTCCCGGACGTTGGGGAAACCGCCGCCCGCCCGCCCGGTCAGGATCACCGTCGGTGACCGTCGTCAACACGCCCTCGATCGGATTTGCAACCATGGACCTGAACCTTAAAGGCAAAACCGCCGTCATCACGGGCGGCAGCATCGGAATCGGCCTGGCGGTAGCGGAAGCATTGGCCGCGGAAGGCACAAACCTGTTGTTGGTGGCCCGGCAACCGGAACGGCTCAACGCTGAAGCCGAACGCATCAGCCGGCGGCACGGGGTCCGGGCGATCGGCGTTGCGGCTGACGTCGCGGCCGCCAAGCCGGTTCAGGAGGTCGTCTCGGCCGCTGAACGGGAGTTCGGAGCGGTCGACATTCTGATCAACAACGCCGGTACCGGCAGTAATGAAACCATCATGGAAGCGCCGGATGAGAAGTGGCAATACTACTGGGAGCTTCACGTGATGTCGGCCGTCCGGCTGGCGCGGGGTTTGGTTCCCCTGATGCGGAAACGGGGCGGCGGCGTGATCCTGCATAACGCCTCGGTCTGTGCCGTGCAACCGCTCTGGTACGAACCGATCTACAACGTCACCAAAGCCGCCCTGATGATGTTTTCCAAGAACCTCGCCAATGAACTGATCAAGGAGAACATCCGCGTCAACACCGTCAACCCGGGGCTGATCCTGACGCCGGACTGGATAAAGACCGCCAAGCAACTTACCGCGGATAAAGGCGGAGATTGGGAGGGTTATCTCGCGCAGGTCGCAAGGGAGCATGCGCCCATCAACCGGTTCGGCACCCCGGAGGAACTGGCGCATTTCTTCGTTTTTCTTTGCTCGGATCGGGCAAGCTACTCGGTCGGCGCGACGTATTTCGTCGACGGCGGCATGCTGAAAGTCGTGTAACGGGTAGCGGGTAACGGGTAACGGGTAACGAGTAGCGAGTAGCGAGTGACGGGTAGCGAGTGACGAATGGCGGGTGTCGGTTCGAGTAAATGCCGCGGAGGGGTGACTTCGACGGCTCGTGCGCATGGCGTTGATTCCATACCGCCGTTGAAGAACGGGCGGGGGCGTCGAGGCCTCCAATTCACTCCCGACAGTTCTTCCTGGGCCGACGCGCGGCACTCTCTGCCGGGAACAACTTCGGCTTGCGGTCTCCCATGCGACACCCGCTACCCGTTACCCGTTACCCTCCTCCACTTGTGGCATTTTCCCCGCTGCCCGATACCCCCGAAGGGTCGACAAGC
The Verrucomicrobiota bacterium DNA segment above includes these coding regions:
- the prpB gene encoding methylisocitrate lyase, with translation MSVSSPGSQFRAALESERPLQIVGVVSAYAALLAARTGFKALYLSGAGVANASFGMPDLGLTSLNDVCEDARRITGATTLPLLVDADTGWGGAFNIARTIRELSRAGAAGCHLEDQVQAKRCGHRPNKALVTAGEMVDRIKAAVDSRGDDGFVVMARTDAVASEGLEAGIDRAGRYVYAGADMIFAEALGSAADFARFCRAVDAPILANLTEFGKTPLLSLDELRQAGVRMVLYPLSAFRAMSAAALAVYGAIRRDGNQVRVVDRMQTRSELYEVLDYLRYEQKLDELYRKES
- a CDS encoding OmpA family protein; translated protein: MPVQYGQCLNKAGCSLAYTGEMIRYEGEARCPECGQPLGPAAPRRKKPPWLSGLIVLAILVAASIAFLVWQRRSQEPSHAAPLPAIVGEPDQNHAPAVVDGNTTSLPEIPKPPVTGSSPAPGGTPANVVNERSESAGATPPVSASPPAGPVLSASPAAEESVVTKPPTLSAQQVDTTRADVLKRINAMPRMSAQEKDRLSQKVESAHGMERLRIVHFDLGKTTLSRSTADQLARSFTAGDTKEKLADPTLVLVIAGYADSGGDPGVNLRISQDRADGVSRLLKKAGILNVMHTVAMGSTDLLDGKRPEQNRAVEIWAVVP
- a CDS encoding winged helix-turn-helix transcriptional regulator, with amino-acid sequence MSSRSPQRLSKSDYERLAAFRYQLRRFLRFSELEAEAVGLTPRQYQGLLAVAGYPGRDAITIGELAQQLLVAHHSAVGLVDRLSAHGLVERQPGPQDRRQVFVRLTPRGNALLERLAHAHRAELLKLGPKLSVLLQTLNNSNSDSEPGR
- a CDS encoding cysteine hydrolase — its product is MNVSRPLSIDADPYPYEFVPVQSALLIIDMQRDFLEPGGFGEMLGNDVSQLRRTIDPNRKLLAAWRTAGLTVIHTREGHRPDLSDLPPAKRVRGHGTRTIGDPGPMGRILIRGELGHDIIPELYPLPTEPVIDKPGKGAFFATDLHAILQNYGIRKLLVTGVTTEVCVNTTVREANDRGYDCLVPADCVGSYFPEFQEAGLKMIKAQGGIFGWVSDSARVLAALQQTSPVI
- a CDS encoding SDR family oxidoreductase, coding for MDLNLKGKTAVITGGSIGIGLAVAEALAAEGTNLLLVARQPERLNAEAERISRRHGVRAIGVAADVAAAKPVQEVVSAAEREFGAVDILINNAGTGSNETIMEAPDEKWQYYWELHVMSAVRLARGLVPLMRKRGGGVILHNASVCAVQPLWYEPIYNVTKAALMMFSKNLANELIKENIRVNTVNPGLILTPDWIKTAKQLTADKGGDWEGYLAQVAREHAPINRFGTPEELAHFFVFLCSDRASYSVGATYFVDGGMLKVV